A stretch of the Eulemur rufifrons isolate Redbay chromosome 20, OSU_ERuf_1, whole genome shotgun sequence genome encodes the following:
- the FERMT1 gene encoding fermitin family homolog 1, translating to MLSASDFASASWELVVHVDHPAVEEQKDITLRVSGDLHVGGVMLKLVEQINIPQDWSDFALWWEQKHCWLLKTHWTLDKYGVQADAKLLFTPQHKMLRLRLPNVKTVRLRVSFSAVVFKAVSDICKTLNIRRSEELSLLKPSGDYFKKKKKKDKNNKEPVIEDILNLECSPTTTGSPVSSGLYSKTMTPIYDPINGTPASSTMTWFSDSPLTEQNCSILAFSQPPQSPEALADMYQPRSLVDKAKLNAGWLDSSRSLMEQGIQEDEQVLLRFKYYTFFDLNPKYDAVRINQLYEQARWAILLEEIDCTEEEMLIFAALQYHISKLSLSAEIQDFTNESEVDEVEAALSNLEVTLEGGKADNTLEDITDIPKLADNLRLFRPKKLILKTFKQYWFVFKDTSIAYFKNKELEQGEPVEKLNLRGCEVVPDVNVAGRKFGIKLLIPVADGMNEVYLRCDHENQYARWMAACILASKGKTMADSSYQPEVLNILSFLRMKNRNSASQVASSPENMDMNPECFVSPRCAKKHKSKQLAARILEAHQNVAQMPLVEAKLRFIQAWQSLPEFGLTYYLVRFKGSKKDDILGVSYNRLIRIDAATGIPITTWRFTNMKQWNVNWEIRQVAIEFDQNVSIAFTCLSADCKIVHEYIGGYIFLSTRSKDQNETLDEDLFHKLTGGQD from the exons ACATACCCCAGGACTGGTCAGACTTTGCTCTTTGGTGGGAACAGAAGCACTGCTGGCTTCTGAAAACCCACTGGACCCTGGACAAGTACGGGGTCCAGGCAGATGCAAAGCTTCTCTTCACCCCTCAGCATAAAATGCTTCGCCTTCGCCTGCCGAACGTGAAGACCGTGAGGTTGCGAGTCAGCTTCTCGGCTGTGGTTTTCAAAGCTGTCAGTGACATCTGCAAAACCCTGA ATATTAGAAGATCAGAAGAACTTTCCTTGTTAAAGCCTTCTGGTGACTAttttaagaagaagaagaaaaaagacaaaaataataaggAACCCGTAATTGAAGATATTCTAAACCTGGAGTGTTCTCCAACAACTACAGGTTCACCAG TAAGTTCTGGCTTGTACAGTAAAACCATGACTCCTATATACGACCCCATCAATGGAACCCCAGCATCATCCACTATGACTTGGTTCAGTGACAGCCCTTTGACGGAACAGAACTGCAGCATCCTCGCATTTAGCCAGCCTCCCCAGTCGCCAGAAGCGCTTGCAGATATGTACCAGCCTCGGTCTCTGGTTGATAAAGCCAAGCTCAATGCAGG CTGGTTGGATTCCTCACGCTCCCTTATGGAACAAGGCATCCAAGAGGATGAGCAAGTGCTGTTACGATTTAAATACTACACTTTCTTTGACTTGAATCCTAAA TACGATGCTGTCCGGATAAACCAACTCTATGAACAAGCCAGGTGGGCCATTCTCTTAGAAGAAATCGACTGCACAGAGGAAGAAATGTTGATCTTTGCAGCTCTACAG TATCACATTAGCAAGCTGTCACTGTCCGCTGAAATACAGGATTTTACAAATGAGTCCGAGGTCGATGAGGTGGAAGCAGCACTTTCTAATTTGGAAGTGACCCTAGAAGGTGGAAAAGCAGACAACACATTG GAGGACATTACTGATATCCCTAAGCTTGCAGATAATCTCAGATTATTTAG GCCCAAGAAGTTAATATTGAAAACATTCAAACAATATTGGTTTGTCTTTAAAGACACGTCTATAGcctactttaaaaataaggaacTTGAACAAGGAGAACCAGTAGAAAAACTAAACCTTAGAG GCTGTGAAGTTGTGCCAGATGTAAATGTAGCAGGGAGAAAATTTGGAATCAAGTTACTAATCCCTGTTGCTGATGGTATGAACGAAGTGTATTTGAGATGCGACCAT GAGAATCAATATGCCCGATGGATGGCTGCCTGCATCTTGGCATCGAAGGGCAAAACCATGGCAGACAGCTCCTACCAGCCAGAGGTCCTCAACATCCTTTCATTTCTGAGGATGAAAAACAGGAACTCGGCATCTCAGGTGGCTTCAAGTCCTGAAAACATGGACATGAACCCGGAATGTTTTGTGTCACCTCGATGTGCAAAAAAACACAAGTCTAAACAG CTGGCAGCCCGGATCCTGGAAGCCCACCAGAACGTGGCCCAGATGCCCCTGGTCGAAGCCAAGCTGCGGTTCATCCAGGCATGGCAGTCCCTACCTGAATTCGGCCTCACCTACTACCTTGTCAG atttaaaggaagcaagaaagatgACATTCTGGGAGTCTCCTATAATAGATTGATTAGAATCGATGCAGCCACAGGGATTCCAATTACAACATGGAGATTCACAAACATGAAACAGTGGAATGTCAATTGGGAAATCCGGCAG GTGGCCATCGAGTTCGACCAAAACGTCTCCATTGCGTTCACCTGCCTGAGCGCGGATTGCAAGATCGTGCACGAGTACATCGGCGGCTACATTTTCTTGTCCACCCGCTCCAAGGACCAGAATGAAACGCTCGATGAGGACCTGTTCCACAAATTGACCGGCGGTCAGGACTGA